One genomic segment of Desulforamulus reducens MI-1 includes these proteins:
- a CDS encoding ATPase, T2SS/T4P/T4SS family, which yields MGFLTKKQEQITEINVGLVSYEKAKDLIRQFIATPEHYENDNEKAKVKKLELESMKGEKKAKQELIDYLVETMIRYKFEIEGMILHEAAIEIYKETWGLGIIEDIYHDPEVDEVEVNGIHNIYSIRRGRYCRENVIFNSEQELMALMGRIFVDYCAVNEGNPVGRTVRVDGTRVLATVPPFTNTITLTMRKHNTFIYSKDTLTQVGTLDPRIYDALALFNRGLLNILYSGPTNGGKTTMLRHFFRYSPPDIRTVLLEPRHELKLQENYPEWNIIEFQELPQQRLTLLQAFETALQVTPVRIITGEILGGREGPEAIKSGNRGHTGNLSTIHAETVEDAILELTNILVEEGRSQSITKEQAMERVCRAFDVIVQIFVPPQSGVKKVVAVGEPKFVDGTVKVINYFEWQPSEEDFLKGYWQYPNPLSERLIKKLHRNGVPAEELKRVGLIW from the coding sequence ATGGGGTTTTTAACCAAAAAACAAGAACAAATCACAGAAATCAATGTAGGTCTGGTATCCTACGAAAAAGCAAAGGATTTGATAAGACAATTTATTGCTACTCCTGAACACTATGAAAATGATAACGAAAAAGCAAAGGTAAAAAAACTAGAACTTGAAAGTATGAAGGGTGAAAAGAAGGCTAAACAAGAGTTAATTGACTACCTGGTTGAAACAATGATCAGATATAAGTTTGAAATTGAGGGGATGATTCTTCATGAAGCTGCTATAGAGATATACAAAGAGACCTGGGGGTTGGGAATCATAGAGGATATTTATCATGACCCTGAAGTTGATGAGGTTGAAGTAAATGGTATTCATAATATATACTCCATCCGCAGAGGCAGGTACTGCAGAGAAAACGTAATTTTTAATTCAGAACAAGAGCTAATGGCCTTGATGGGTAGAATATTTGTCGACTACTGTGCTGTTAACGAAGGCAACCCTGTTGGAAGAACTGTTCGGGTAGATGGGACCAGAGTATTAGCCACTGTTCCCCCTTTTACCAATACAATCACCCTTACAATGAGAAAGCACAATACATTTATTTACTCAAAGGATACCTTGACCCAGGTTGGAACTTTAGATCCCAGAATATATGATGCCCTAGCCCTATTTAACAGGGGATTACTAAATATTCTTTATTCCGGCCCCACCAATGGTGGCAAAACCACTATGTTGAGACATTTTTTTAGATATAGTCCTCCCGATATCAGGACCGTACTGTTAGAACCAAGACATGAGCTAAAGCTACAAGAAAACTACCCCGAATGGAATATTATTGAGTTTCAGGAACTCCCCCAGCAACGATTAACTCTATTGCAAGCCTTTGAAACAGCACTGCAAGTAACTCCGGTAAGGATCATAACCGGTGAGATCCTGGGTGGTAGGGAAGGCCCAGAGGCAATTAAATCAGGAAACCGGGGGCATACAGGAAATCTATCAACTATCCACGCAGAGACAGTAGAAGACGCCATTTTAGAACTGACCAACATTCTTGTGGAAGAAGGTAGATCCCAAAGTATTACGAAGGAACAAGCCATGGAAAGGGTATGTAGGGCATTTGATGTAATTGTCCAGATATTCGTCCCACCTCAATCAGGAGTAAAAAAAGTGGTCGCTGTTGGAGAACCAAAATTTGTTGATGGAACTGTAAAAGTTATTAACTATTTTGAATGGCAGCCATCTGAGGAAGATTTCCTAAAGGGTTACTGGCAATACCCTAATCCTTTATCAGAAAGATTAATTAAAAAGCTGCATCGAAATGGTGTTCCAGCGGAGGAATTAAAAAGGGTGGGGCTTATATGGTAG
- a CDS encoding type II secretion system F family protein, which produces MVEIFSILKAQFLDHHISLILMGITILGIGLFTYSASHIFLDFIEKICGHLVRKYKKANRKSNISPRLVAIIQSKHQSTVTKAKTVSDSFRWLIPEILLTSVKALIVFSIVAVLGLMIGTLWLKNIGAAIILAFLCILLPGQYLSRQDLRKQEKYISQFPIVVRTFLVALEQKGNARSAISYVAERAPEPSKSLFQTILLKIDSGFEPKLALKEITKEIKVSHAHLFEQLLADAYYQGTTLIPQFTRLAGQVDAMNELILENAQTTHAGRIQNFIMHFLVVILAVMLVRVLPESEKYLTQEIGGRTIVLLTFLSVLIGIIFDRMMSKVDA; this is translated from the coding sequence ATGGTAGAAATCTTTTCTATCCTAAAAGCTCAGTTTCTTGACCACCATATATCACTTATACTTATGGGAATCACAATATTAGGGATAGGATTGTTTACGTACAGTGCTTCCCACATATTCTTGGATTTCATTGAAAAAATATGTGGTCATCTGGTAAGGAAATATAAAAAAGCCAATAGAAAAAGCAATATTTCGCCAAGGTTAGTAGCAATTATCCAATCAAAGCATCAGTCTACCGTTACAAAAGCTAAAACAGTATCGGATTCGTTTAGGTGGCTTATACCTGAAATTTTATTGACCTCAGTAAAAGCCTTAATAGTATTTTCAATTGTGGCAGTGTTAGGTTTAATGATTGGTACCTTATGGCTAAAAAATATCGGTGCAGCAATCATATTGGCTTTTCTTTGTATACTACTACCTGGTCAGTATTTAAGTCGTCAGGATCTGCGAAAGCAAGAAAAATATATCAGCCAGTTCCCAATTGTAGTGAGAACTTTTCTAGTGGCCCTGGAGCAAAAAGGAAATGCCCGTTCTGCCATCTCATATGTGGCCGAACGGGCACCTGAACCATCAAAATCACTCTTCCAAACAATACTTCTTAAAATTGATAGTGGTTTTGAACCAAAATTAGCTTTGAAAGAAATCACTAAAGAAATAAAGGTATCACACGCTCATTTATTTGAACAGTTGCTAGCAGATGCCTATTATCAGGGTACAACATTGATTCCTCAGTTTACCCGTTTGGCGGGCCAGGTAGATGCTATGAATGAACTTATATTGGAAAATGCCCAGACAACTCACGCTGGGAGAATACAAAATTTTATAATGCATTTCTTGGTAGTGATACTAGCAGTAATGCTAGTTAGGGTACTCCCTGAATCAGAGAAATATTTAACCCAGGAAATTGGTGGCAGGACTATCGTGCTGCTCACCTTTTTGTCGGTGTTGATTGGGATTATCTTTGACAGGATGATGTCAAAAGTTGATGCCTAA